One genomic window of Caenorhabditis elegans chromosome I includes the following:
- the srf-2 gene encoding Glycosyltransferase family 92 protein F59C6.8 (Confirmed by transcript evidence), with amino-acid sequence MMLKSCGLIFKGKRFVRLFIFIAVCLGFLIAVTILAGLTIFDRQHNHILHDYVARNDDIVVLSTTYYENSKSFPPNTAVILFNSVQVFHLKYSNLNVVAETMQGNVEVQFKIQPVINTIPFFCKWVPYLAVGQVPEDHVLLKLSTNKIDGMELSLRTPYETPRKVVACFSPLFLNERWQLLLATVEIYSHYGAFMHFYVRSIITDLFKLIKDNKNTRISPWSAIRIGESRAASPMFDPNTELEFRNQASAMTDCLLQYKEAAEFIVFPDPDDILVPVLGKNYYEEFTQAFKMFPTAGAVVYNMTQTSIESSMTPALYSPISMLASMKFKGEQKWGKLVVRPERVDSTWIHRSYAIKEGFEQKVMPVDVNAFYHLRIWKFPEVPTFNRSKISNPPFFDPYHLNATKRAIYKISDGLKIQRKFKNRVSQGTMKTIYSRLPKVSLYYPLIEVCYNRIFYSMKDIGTCRGPEYCNIPAFPGLRCTNVASEFVTYKSYRNIYIHQLISTDFEEGDNGCTL; translated from the exons gaTTAACAATATTCGATCGTCAACACAATCACATTCTCCATGACTACGTGGCACGAAACGACGATATTGTGGTTTTATCGACGACATATTAtgagaattcaaaaagttttccacCAAATACAGCTGTAATATTATTCAATTCTGTTCAagtatttcatttgaaatacTCAAATTTAAACGTGGTCGCCGAGACGATGCAAGGAAACGTGGAAGTtcagttcaaaattcaaccagtaataaatacaattccatttttctgtaaatggGTACCCTATCTAGCTGTTGGGCAAGTACCCGAAGATcatgttttattgaaattatcaaCTAATAAGATTGATGGAATGGAG tTATCCCTCCGAACTCCATACGAAACACCACGAAAAGTTGTTGCATGTTTCTCTCcgttatttttgaatgaaagaTGGCAGCTTCTTCTTGCAACTGTTGAG atatACTCTCATTATGGTGCATTCATGCATTTCTATGTGAGATCTATCATTACGGATTTGTTCAAGTTGATTAAGGATAACAAAAAT aCCAGAATTTCTCCTTGGTCTGCTATAAGAATTGGAGAATCTCGTGCCGCGTCTCCGATGTTCGATCCAAACACTGAACTTGAGTTCCGGAATCAAGCTTCAGCTATGACTGATTGTCTACTGCAATATAAGGAAGCCGCAGAGTTTATTGTATTTCCGGATCCAGATGACATCCTTGTTCCAGTGTTGggcaaaaattattatgaagAGTTTACGCAG GCGTTTAAAATGTTCCCCACGGCCGGTGCGGTCGTTTATAATATGACACAGACTTCCATTGAATCTT CAATGACACCAGCGTTGTATTCACCTATTTCAATGCTGGCATCGATGAAATTCAAA ggaGAACAAAAATGGGGAAAGCTGGTAGTTCGACCAGAACGAGTCGATAGTACATGGATCCATAGATCGTATGCAATTAAAGAAGgatttgagcaaaaagtgaTGCCAGTTGATGTCAATGCATTTTATCATttgagaatatggaaatttccTGAAGTTCCAACTTTCAATAGATCAA aaatttccaatcCTCCGTTTTTCGACCCTTATCACTTGAATGCGACAAAACGAGCTATTTACAAAATATCGGATGGTCTTAAAAtacaaagaaaatttaaaaatcgtgtGTCTCAGGGAACTATGAAAACG ATTTACTCCCGACTGCCGAAAGTTTCCCTTTACTACCCACTCATCGAAGTTTGCTACAATCGAATATTCTACAGTATGAAAGATATTGGAACATGTCGAG GCCCAGAGTACTGTAACATTCCTGCATTCCCCGGATTACGGTGCACAAATGTGGCAAGCGAATTTGTGACTTATAAAAGTTATCGGAATATCTACATTCATCAGCTGATATCAACAGATTTTGAGGAAGGGGATAATGGATGTACTCTCTAG
- the F59C6.16 gene encoding Neuropeptide-Like Protein (Confirmed by transcript evidence) has translation MRILLILLILFSFAYAVSAEEEQHHSEGHAKMVDILRFKREYSAENGSNGDDDDDE, from the coding sequence atgagaattcTTCTGATTCTCCTTATTTTATTCTCTTTTGCCTACGCAGTTTCTGCTGAAGAAGAACAACATCACTCTGAAGGACATGCTAAAATGGTGGATATTCTGAGATTCAAGAGAGAATATTCAGCTGAAAATGGATCAAATGGGGATGACGATGACGACGAATAA
- the F59C6.18 gene encoding FMRF-Like Peptide (Confirmed by transcript evidence) — translation MRSLILFVILLVAFAAARPVSEEVDRVKRDYDPRTEAPRRLPADDDEVDGEDRVKRDYDPRTDAPIRVPVDPEAEGEDRVKRDLSFSPNTEAPQPPPKHHPVPIESAN, via the coding sequence ATGAGATCATTAATTCTTTTTGTTATTCTTCTTGTTGCATTCGCAGCCGCTCGTCCAGTCTCTGAAGAAGTAGATCGAGTTAAGAGAGACTATGATCCAAGAACTGAAGCTCCAAGACGCTTGCCTGCTGATGATGACGAGGTTGATGGAGAAGATCGTGTGAAAAGAGACTACGATCCAAGAACCGATGCTCCAATCCGTGTTCCAGTTGATCCAGAAGCCGAAGGAGAGGATCGTGTGAAGAGAGACTTGTCTTTCAGTCCAAATACTGAAGCTCCACAACCACCACCAAAACATCATCCAGTTCCAATCGAGAGTGCCAATTGA
- the nlp-4 gene encoding Transthyretin-like family protein (Confirmed by transcript evidence), translated as MLVVVLSGIIATCLAVKQTDFSVHIKGQLVCDDVPAANMPMDIFSEAQMFRYEDFMDRWTNEKGEFDFKAYVTTDAYMITPYVVIIHRCWESKEVPHRCDRKIVQPIPPLNVTVNSKTPDEKKVYNFGKVDLRFKNPAEVTVKCG; from the exons ATG CTAGTTGTTGTTCTTTCCGGTATTATTGCCACGTGTCTGGCCGTGAAGCAGACAGATTTTTCCGTGCATATCAAAGGACAACTTGTGTGTGATGATGTCCCTGCTGCCAACATGCCAATGGacattttttctgaagcaCAAATGT TCAGATACGAAGATTTTATGGATCGATGGACAAACGAGAAAGgagaatttgatttcaaagcCTATGTGACAACTGATGCTTATATGATTACTCCTTATGTCGTTATCATTCACAGATGCTGGGAATCTAAAGAAGTTCCACATCGTTGCGATCGGAAAATCGTCCAACCAATCCCACCACTCAATGTCACTGTTAACTCGAAGACTCctgatgagaagaaagtgtaCAACTTTGGAAAAGTCGATCTTCGCTTTAAGAATCCTGCCGAAGTTACTGTGAAATGtggataa
- the exos-3 gene encoding Exosome complex component RRP40 (Confirmed by transcript evidence), whose product MTVYLPGDVINEPSSSDSSIIGYGISVRGQTRIATQPGAFHNDDGKVWLNVHSKRYIPQEGDRVIAIVTSKTGDFFRLDIGTAEYAMINFTNFEGATKRNRPNLKTGDIIYATVFDTTPRTEAELTCVDDEKRARGMGQLNGGFMFKVSLNHCRRLINPSCKILQTVGKFFKFEITVGMNGRIWISASTSDDIIKIHDIINKSEFITDEDELITLVQNNYTRSVSD is encoded by the exons atgaccGTATATCTCCCTGGCGACGTTATCAATGAACCTTCTTCAAGCGATTCCTCAATCATTGGCTACGGAATTAGTGTACGTGGCCAAACGAGAATTGCCACTCAACCTGGAGCTTTCCACAACGATGATGGAAAAGTCTGGTTAAATGTTCACAGCAAAAG ATATATACCACAGGAAGGAGACCGAGTAATCGCTATTGTCACTTCAAAAACTGGTGATTTCTTTCGTTTGGACATAGGAACTGCCGAATACGCCATGATCAACTTTACTAACTTCGAAGGTGCTACTAAAAGGAATAGGCCGAATCTAAAAACTGGAGATATTATTTATGCAACAGTTTTCGACACAACTCCAAGAACTGAAGCAGAGCTTACCTGTGTGGATGACGAGAAACGAGCACGTGGAATGGGACAGCTAAATGGAGGATTCATGTTCAAA gtCTCCTTGAATCATTGTCGTCGACTAATCAACCCATCTTGCAAAATTCTTCAAACTGTTGGCAAGTTCTTCAAATTCGAAATCACTGTTGGAATGAACGGAAGAATCTGGATTAGTGCTTCGACTTCTGATGATATTATCAAGATTCACGATATTATCAATAAATCAGAGTTTATCACTGACGAAGATGAGCTTATCACCCTGGTTCAGAATAATTACACACGATCTGTCAGTGATTAA
- the ndub-10 gene encoding NADH dehydrogenase [ubiquinone] 1 beta subcomplex subunit 10 (Partially confirmed by transcript evidence): MGEGLVEQRQADDKASWDAYWKVRDIDSRGSIYPRFRYYAHKAFDAPATWFRETIVQPLNNKNRLPYYHRQLTRVPEIDECGVNDKACFYEANEQYRLDKMVDGFILQTLRQRVDRCMLYNNPDHSPCAKVIEDMEENELNFFMKYGELGGESDVRDAYMKQKHRMIWERRHPEIMDERAAKLADHKARLANGEFDYSFWKKGMFYQDKKNYEPPYEFQMSKSALEGDKPLSKDWEYYKKVSQDPEFDKDQGKKSDFRLF; the protein is encoded by the exons ATGGGTGAAGGCTTAGTGGAGCAACGTCAAGCTGACGATAAAGCATCTTGGGATGCTTACTGGAAAGTTCGTGATATCGATTCACGAGGATCCATCTACCCACGATTCCGTTATTATGCCCATAAGGCTTTCGACGCCCCAGCAACTTGGTTCAgag AGACTATTGTGCAACCACTCAACAACAAGAACCGTCTACCCTACTATCACCGTCAACTTACACGTGTTCCGGAAATCGACGAATGCGGAGTGAACGACAAGGCCTGCTTCTACGAAGCCAATGAGCAGTACCGTCTTGATAAAATGGTCGATGGATTTATTCTGCAAACCCTCCGCCAACGTGTTGATCGGTGTATGCTTTACAACAATCCTGATCATTCACCATGTGCCAAGGTTATTGAGGATATGGAAGAGAATGAGTTGAATTTCTTCATGAAATACGGAGAGTTGGGAGGAGAATCCGATGTTCGTGATGCTTATATGAAGCAGAAGCATCGAATGATCTGGGAACGACGTCATCCAGAGATTATGGATGAGCGTGCAGCTAAGCTTGCTGATCATAAAGCACGACTTGCTAATGGAGAGTTTGACTATTCATTCTGGAAGAAGGGAATGTTCTATCAAGACAAGAAGAACTATGAGCCACCATATGAGTTCCAAATGAGCAAGTCAGCACTCGAGGGTGACAAGCCATTGTCCAAGGATTGGGAATACTACAAGAAG gtctCACAAGACCCAGAATTCGACAAGGATCAAGGAAAGAAGTCCGACTTCCGTCTCTTCTAA
- the F59C6.12 gene encoding UPF0598 protein F59C6.12 (Confirmed by transcript evidence) — translation MILTFARSLYTQGQYNGKIREYFYYVSHNGFLFLDDSRMKNFTAAYKDIQFLNFFYRKIKENKTGRYEDTFPWVSLCGIERNFLRCDDTPLVYTELDSTEKELRIGQSTIYHSFQPSSLSMNSSGRVYHKCPIGGKALVADKLTDKLYRRFRFDDDGVPVGFQCGEQIIELKK, via the exons ATGATACTGACATTTGCACGAAGTCTCTACACACAGGGGCAGTATAACGGAAAAATaag aGAATATTTTTACTATGTGAGCCACAATGGTTTCCTATTTCTGGACGATTCGAGAATGAAGAATTTTACAGCGGCTTATAAAG atattcagTTTCTTAATTTCTTCTACAGAAAGATCAAGGAAAACAAGACGGGAAGATATGAG GATACATTCCCGTGGGTAAGCCTTTGTGGAATTGAGCGAAACTTTCTGAGATGCGACGACACTCCACTTGTTTACACGGAACTCGACTCCACTGAAAAAGAGCTCCGAATCGGGCAATCAACCATTTACCATTCGTTTCAA cccTCATCACTTTCAATGAATTCAAGCGGCCGTGTTTATCACAAATGTCCGATTGGTGGAAAAGCACTGGTAGCTGACAAATTGACGGATAAACTGTATCGCCGGTTCCGATTTGACGATGACGGCGTTCCAGTCGGATTTCAGTGCGGGGAGCAGATAATTGAGCTTaagaaatga
- the dhhc-12 gene encoding Palmitoyltransferase (Confirmed by transcript evidence), with amino-acid sequence MDVCRIFNRIVYFLVEKSLGDISKFDPFDVLKLVALWGGRLCLLIFVGTLCNVTYVVIFKMIPVEWNECQNMSFFVFRFVLLIYIYYSVVFHYYKARTLTPVVNPGTPSDSFCIKCNNWKGPSTSHCKACDKCIYRMDHHCPHIGQCVGAHNQSHFFLFLFYLQIATGLFFLMATTFWMKWIETRKELTAIPDDQCWPPYCFNRYYYLITRSQGTEDTMVKFAFFLFVTLHWIMWGFVGVYVGIISFGLTMAMKMFQKSDAESRKPFTWFTIKARWRKYMNCQDEPLWKIFFIPKTRKIVSYNDYKELIM; translated from the exons ATGGATGTTTGTAGGATTTTCAATCGGATAG TATactttttggtggaaaaatcGTTGGGCGATATCTCGAAATTCGACCCATTTGATGTATTGAAGCTCGTCGCATTGTGGGGTGGACGt TTATGTCTGCTGATTTTCGTGGGCACACTCTGCAATGTTACATATGTGGTAATCTTCAAGATGATACCAGTTGAATGGAA CGAATGCCAAAATATGTCGTTCTTCGTGTTCCGTTTTGTGCTCCTTATCTACATTTACTACAGTGTCGTTTTTCACTACTACAAGGCCCGGACTCTGACACCTGTTGTGAATCCAGGG aCTCCCAGTGACTCATTTTGTATCAAATGCAACAATTGGAAAGGTCCATCAACATCTCATTGTAAAGCTTGTGACAAATGTATCTACCGTATGGATCATCATTGCCCTCATATTGGACAATGTGTTGGAGCACACAATCAGAGCcacttcttcctttttcttttctatctTCAAATTGCAACGGGCCTCTTTTTCTTGATGGCTACAACGTTTTGGATGAAATGGATAGAG ACTCGTAAAGAACTAACTGCAATCCCGGATGATCAATGCTGGCCTCCATATTGTTTTAATAGATATTACTACTTGATTACACGTTCTCAAGGAA CCGAAGACACTATGGTtaaattcgcatttttcctTTTCGTAACACTTCATTGGATTATGTGGGGATTTGTTGGTGTCTACGTAGGAATCATTTCATTTGGATTAACTATGGCGATGAAAATG TTTCAAAAGTCGGACGCTGAATCTCGTAAACCTTTCACTTGGTTCACAATCAAAGCTCGTTGGAGAAAATACATGAACTGTCAAGATGAGCCACTTTGgaagatattttttattccgaAAACCCGCAAAATTGTGTCGTATAACGATTATAAGGAGTTAATTATGTAG
- the F59C6.3 gene encoding uncharacterized protein (Confirmed by transcript evidence): protein MSTTKSIKINSNSSLTESKKTTIDDEDELIFRKSSDPEPYQLGNAPECVYSGWNIFIGIFLLFTTIFLASGSVASIVTQCFGLAYICAGLLTSVLILKSTRVIFAILTVFSAITIIMTSLTILGFVYSIEGSMPMPELMLKNPTLEIILGGLLTVHIGLNVFCFFVFLKRSFKSEVAPEHGNIERAKRASAPIKLEKESGEVIVMDYF from the exons ATGAGCACgacaaaatcgataaaaatcaattcaaattcaaGTTTGACGGAGAGCAAGAAGACAACCATTGATGATGAGGACGAgctgatttttcgaaaatcttcgGATCCCGAGCCGTATCAACTGGGAAATGCTCCAGAATGTGTTTATTCTGGATGGAATATTTTCATTGGAATATTCCTCTTATTCACTACGATCTTCTTGGC ATCAGGATCGGTCGCATCTATTGTAACTCAATGCTTTGGACTGGCTTAT atatgtGCTGGCCTACTGACATCTGTTCTTATTCTCAAGTCGACACGTGTGATCTTTGCGATACTGACTGTGTTCTCGGCTATAACAATTATAATGACTTCTTTGACTATTTTGGGATTCGTTTATTCAATTGAAGGATCTATGCCAATGCCAGAACTTATGttaaaaa aTCCAACATTGGAAATAATTCTAGGAGGTTTACTTACTGTGCACATTGGGTTGAATGTCTTCTGtttctttgtatttttgaagagATCTTT taaaagTGAAGTAGCACCGGAGCATGGGAATATTGAAAGAGCAAAACGTGCATCTGCTccaataaaattggaaaaggaaTCTGGAGAAGTTATTGTGAtggattatttttga
- the clc-15 gene encoding MARVEL domain-containing protein (Confirmed by transcript evidence) produces MFLDDLKTTRKISLGILLALIQIIIIISFGAGWTQGRMNLSIDYDEVTEIPGASPPYSRLIPYPAHADWWFGLTAVMIYLLLVVCTLYMIWTVIQIVMPNRIEFDLKMIVFIDAVFSAIITLMLLIAYCFFAGGFNGKQYLDGFSFGYCFWLAVISSVVSFGVLLMNGLSWFRNN; encoded by the exons ATGTTTTTGGACGATTTGAAAACTACAAGAAAAATCAGTTTGGGTATTTTGCTAGCCCttattcaaattattataattatttctTTCGGAGCAG gATGGACACAAGGTCGCATGAATTTATCGATCGACTATGATGAAGTTACGGAAATTCCCGGCGCTTCTCCACCATATTCAAGGCTTATTCCTTATCCAGCA CATGCCGATTGGTGGTTCGGTCTCACCGCGGTCATGATTTACTTGCTTTTGGTCGTTTGTACTTTATACATGATATGGACAGTTATTCaaat AGTGATGCCTAACCGTATCGAGTTCGATCTAAAAATGATTGTATTCATTGACGctgttttttctgcaattatTACATTGATGCTTCTCATTGCATATTGCTTTTTTGCCGGAGGTTTTAATGGAAAACAGTATCTCGATGgcttt TCATTCGGCTACTGTTTCTGGTTGGCTGTTATCTCATCTGTTGTGTCATTTGGAGTGCTTCTGATGAATGGGCTTAGTTGGTTcagaaataattaa
- the clc-15 gene encoding MARVEL domain-containing protein (Confirmed by transcript evidence): protein MNLSIDYDEVTEIPGASPPYSRLIPYPAHADWWFGLTAVMIYLLLVVCTLYMIWTVIQIVMPNRIEFDLKMIVFIDAVFSAIITLMLLIAYCFFAGGFNGKQYLDGFSFGYCFWLAVISSVVSFGVLLMNGLSWFRNN, encoded by the exons ATGAATTTATCGATCGACTATGATGAAGTTACGGAAATTCCCGGCGCTTCTCCACCATATTCAAGGCTTATTCCTTATCCAGCA CATGCCGATTGGTGGTTCGGTCTCACCGCGGTCATGATTTACTTGCTTTTGGTCGTTTGTACTTTATACATGATATGGACAGTTATTCaaat AGTGATGCCTAACCGTATCGAGTTCGATCTAAAAATGATTGTATTCATTGACGctgttttttctgcaattatTACATTGATGCTTCTCATTGCATATTGCTTTTTTGCCGGAGGTTTTAATGGAAAACAGTATCTCGATGgcttt TCATTCGGCTACTGTTTCTGGTTGGCTGTTATCTCATCTGTTGTGTCATTTGGAGTGCTTCTGATGAATGGGCTTAGTTGGTTcagaaataattaa
- the clc-14 gene encoding MARVEL domain-containing protein (Confirmed by transcript evidence) → MFVDDLKTTRKICLAILLGVIQLIIIASFGAGWTSGNHWYKLFYGLPGMTAPYSTIIPYPSGAAWWYGLTAIVMYLLLFICAFYVLFTVAQVVFPDRIPFDLKMIVFIDVIFASIVTIMLLIAYAFFAGGYNGVTNIKLVGVGFGYCFWMAVASSIFSCSVVIISGLSWYRNN, encoded by the exons ATGTTTGTCGACGATTTGAAAACGactagaaaaatatgtttggcTATTTTACTCGGAGTTATTCAGTTGATTATTATTGCCTCTTTCGGAGCAG GATGGACATCAGGGAATCACTGGTATAAATTGTTTTACGGACTACCAGGAATGACGGCACCTTACTCAACAATTATTCCATATCCATCg gGAGCTGCTTGGTGGTATGGATTGACAGCAATTGTTATGTACTTACTGCTGTTCATTTGTgctttttatgttttattcaCTGTTGCACAAGT CGTTTTTCCCGATCGTATTCCGttcgatctgaaaatgattgtCTTTATTGATGTTATATTCGCGTCAATTGTTACAATTATGCTTCTCATTGCTTATGCCTTCTTTGCAGGAGGGTATAACGGAGTAACAAATATTAAACTGGTTGGAGTG GGATTTGGATATTGCTTCTGGATGGCCGTTGCCTCatcaatattttcatgttcagtTGTAATAATATCCGGTCTGAGCTGGTATCGTAATAATTAG
- the clc-14 gene encoding MARVEL domain-containing protein (Confirmed by transcript evidence), producing the protein MTAPYSTIIPYPSGAAWWYGLTAIVMYLLLFICAFYVLFTVAQVVFPDRIPFDLKMIVFIDVIFASIVTIMLLIAYAFFAGGYNGVTNIKLVGVGFGYCFWMAVASSIFSCSVVIISGLSWYRNN; encoded by the exons ATGACGGCACCTTACTCAACAATTATTCCATATCCATCg gGAGCTGCTTGGTGGTATGGATTGACAGCAATTGTTATGTACTTACTGCTGTTCATTTGTgctttttatgttttattcaCTGTTGCACAAGT CGTTTTTCCCGATCGTATTCCGttcgatctgaaaatgattgtCTTTATTGATGTTATATTCGCGTCAATTGTTACAATTATGCTTCTCATTGCTTATGCCTTCTTTGCAGGAGGGTATAACGGAGTAACAAATATTAAACTGGTTGGAGTG GGATTTGGATATTGCTTCTGGATGGCCGTTGCCTCatcaatattttcatgttcagtTGTAATAATATCCGGTCTGAGCTGGTATCGTAATAATTAG
- the tli-1 gene encoding CUE domain-containing protein (Confirmed by transcript evidence) has translation MNTETVAERRRQVLVGELPPHFLRLAVPIQQTAEPEIVQPRMVSFVPPNTRGRLSVTILEANLVKNYGLVRMDPYCRVRVGNVEFDTNVAANAGRAPTWNRTLNAYLPMNVESIYIQIFDEKAFGPDEVIAWAHIMLPLAIFNGDNIDEYFQLSGQQGEGKEGMIHLHFSFAPIDLPLQQAAPAEPAPAPLPVEITEEDTKEIQEMFPIVDKEVIKCILEERRGDKEAAVSAILEMTAAAESS, from the exons ATGAATACTGAGACTGTTGCTGAACGTCGTAGACAG GTGCTCGTTGGAGAGCTTCCACCTCACTTCCTTCGTCTGGCAGTCCCAATTCAACAAACTGCTGAGCCAGAAATCGTTCAGCCTCGTATGGTGAGCTTTGTGCCACCAAATACACGTGGACGGCTCTCAGTGACAATTCTCGAAGCGAATCTTGTCAAAAACTATGGTCTTGTTCGAATGGATCCCTATTGcag AGTTCGTGTCGGAAACGTTGAATTCGATACAAACGTGGCAGCTAACGCAGGACGTGCTCCAACCTGGAACCGAACTCTCAATGCCTATCTTCCAATGAATGTTGAGAGtatttatattcaaatattcGATGAAAAAGCATTTGGACCAGATGAGGTTATTGCGTGGGCTCATATCATGCTTCCACTGGCAATTTTCAATGGTGATAACATTGATGAATACTTTCAATTGTCTGGACAACAAGGTGAAGGAAAAGAAGGAATGATTCATTTACACTTCTCGTTTGCTCCAATTGATTTGCCATTGCAACAAGCCGCACCGGCAGagccagctccagctccactGC cagTTGAAATTACTGAGGAGGACACTAAAGAGATCCAGGAAATGTTCCCAATTGTCGATAAAGAAGTAATCAAGTGTATTCTTGAAGAGAGAAGAG gtgACAAGGAAGCCGCAGTCAGCGCAATTCTGGAGATGACAGCAGCAGCCGAGAGCTCctaa